A single window of Gossypium hirsutum isolate 1008001.06 chromosome A10, Gossypium_hirsutum_v2.1, whole genome shotgun sequence DNA harbors:
- the LOC107896443 gene encoding uncharacterized protein has translation MLHIILFGKKAKPHSLKRNIGQFSGYVWVENEEEVTAKLLEFLESPHATTDVLLADQEQVAEQDYEKVKLNKRIAKLSGGVAVIQGVCWKSQFGIQRLSAETGAASIYCGFWF, from the exons ATGCTTCATATAATTCTCTTTGGAAAGAAAGCAAAG CCTCACAGTTTGAAGAGAAACATTGGTCAATTTTCAGGATATGTTTGGGTTGAGAATGAG GAGGAAGTCACTGCCAAATTATTGGAATTTTTGGAATCCCCTCATGCTACTACAGACGTTCTTCTTGCTGACCAGGAACAG GTTGCAGAACAGGATTATGAGAAGGTAAAACTTAACAAAAGGATTGCTAAATTATCTGGTGGTGTGGCAGTGATACAG GGGGTATGTTGGAAATCGCAGTTCGGGATTCAGAGACTTTCTGCTGAAACCGGAGCTGCTTCGATCTATTGTGGATTCTGGTTTTGA